One Schlesneria paludicola DSM 18645 DNA segment encodes these proteins:
- a CDS encoding DUF6084 family protein — MSDLEFHVEDATSLEHAVVPTLILKLRIKGGVSQSIQNVNLQCQIQIESNRRAYTQNEQTNLIDLFGAADRWGETLRSMHWTRVSTLVPPFQREVLVDVQIPCTYDFNVAATKYFYGLEQGDIPLLLLFSGSIFYRQETGMLQVTQIPWSKEARYRLPVSTWKQMMEFYYPNSAWLCLRHDVFDQLYRFKCHQGIPTWDETLQRLLASTALEVPT; from the coding sequence ATGTCGGATCTTGAATTCCATGTCGAGGATGCAACGTCACTTGAACACGCGGTCGTACCGACCCTCATCCTAAAACTCCGTATCAAGGGCGGAGTATCGCAGTCCATCCAGAATGTGAATTTGCAATGTCAAATCCAAATCGAATCCAATCGGCGGGCCTACACCCAGAATGAACAAACGAATCTGATTGACCTGTTCGGTGCCGCCGATCGCTGGGGTGAGACACTTCGCAGCATGCATTGGACACGTGTCAGCACACTCGTCCCGCCGTTCCAGCGTGAGGTTCTGGTTGACGTTCAAATCCCCTGCACATACGACTTCAACGTTGCCGCAACCAAGTATTTCTATGGCCTGGAGCAAGGAGATATCCCACTTTTGCTGCTGTTCAGTGGCTCAATTTTCTACCGGCAAGAGACGGGCATGCTGCAAGTGACCCAAATCCCCTGGTCGAAGGAAGCTCGATATCGACTGCCCGTTTCGACCTGGAAGCAGATGATGGAATTCTACTACCCCAATTCCGCCTGGCTTTGCCTGAGACACGATGTGTTCGATCAACTCTACAGATTCAAATGTCATCAAGGAATTCCCACTTGGGACGAGACATTGCAACGTCTTCTGGCATCCACCGCATTGGAGGTGCCGACATGA
- the hypE gene encoding hydrogenase expression/formation protein HypE — translation MPGAINIGQLSCPRPISKSDRVLLGHGSGGTMSADLIRNTFLQEWDNPVLAALEDQATLDLSGWIRSNSHLIPRLAFTTDSFVVQPLFFPGGDIGTLAVHGTVNDLAVGGAIPQFLSAAFILEEGLLIEDLRRIVASMRTACKDAGVTLVTGDTKVVNRGKGDQVFITTSGIGWIPEGRSLSIHNARPGDQVLISGTIGDHGVTIMSQREGIEFETVLESDSAPLNALTEAMLKACPKIRCMRDPTRGGVSSTLNELADASGVGVKLWESRLPIRREVRGACEMLGLDPLYVANEGKLVAVVPADAAEGLLQVMRSNRLGKNAVAIGEIVSDHPGIVVLKSMIGGERVVTMLAGEQLPRIC, via the coding sequence ATGCCCGGCGCCATCAACATTGGGCAATTGAGCTGCCCTCGTCCCATCAGCAAATCTGACCGGGTCCTCTTGGGACACGGTAGTGGCGGGACAATGTCGGCCGATTTGATCCGAAATACGTTTCTGCAAGAGTGGGACAATCCCGTCCTCGCGGCACTTGAGGATCAAGCGACGCTCGATCTGTCTGGCTGGATCAGATCCAACAGCCATCTGATCCCCCGCCTGGCTTTCACAACCGACTCCTTCGTCGTGCAACCGCTCTTCTTCCCGGGCGGCGACATCGGAACGCTGGCCGTACATGGCACCGTGAATGATTTGGCCGTAGGAGGAGCAATTCCGCAATTCCTCTCTGCCGCCTTCATCCTGGAAGAAGGCTTGCTGATTGAGGATTTGCGACGCATCGTGGCCTCCATGCGCACCGCGTGCAAAGACGCGGGAGTCACCCTTGTCACAGGTGACACCAAGGTCGTGAATCGTGGCAAAGGCGATCAGGTCTTCATCACCACTTCGGGAATCGGTTGGATTCCAGAAGGTCGTTCATTGTCGATTCACAATGCCCGTCCTGGTGACCAGGTACTGATCTCTGGGACAATCGGCGATCATGGCGTAACCATTATGTCGCAACGAGAAGGAATTGAGTTCGAAACGGTACTGGAAAGCGATTCTGCGCCATTGAATGCACTGACCGAAGCGATGCTCAAGGCCTGCCCTAAAATTCGCTGCATGCGTGACCCGACCCGGGGTGGCGTTTCCAGCACACTGAATGAACTGGCGGATGCGTCGGGCGTCGGCGTCAAACTGTGGGAGTCCCGCCTGCCGATACGCCGCGAAGTCCGCGGTGCCTGCGAAATGCTGGGCCTCGACCCCCTCTATGTTGCCAATGAAGGCAAGCTCGTCGCGGTCGTCCCTGCAGATGCGGCTGAGGGCCTGTTGCAAGTGATGCGCAGCAATCGACTGGGGAAGAACGCCGTCGCGATTGGCGAAATTGTCTCTGATCACCCCGGCATCGTTGTGCTGAAATCGATGATCGGCGGCGAGCGAGTTGTGACAATGCTAGCCGGGGAACAGCTGCCAAGGATTTGCTGA
- a CDS encoding hydrogenase maturation protease, with product MMLRHLLIAGIGNIFRGDDAFGCEVVQRLQRQTWPSGVSVIDYGIRGMDLAYALMDGIETTILVDATPQGGTPGTVYTMELDLHDIDEADSILDAHSMHPLNVLRMVRAFGGTPGRILLVGCEPEDLGDEHEGKMGLTPTVQTAIEGAIHQIALLTNEVYARMPVVTDETTDNVPPTNDLITQWSPFTAQSERDKHNFPVQLESTVHRLG from the coding sequence ATGATGTTGCGACACCTGTTGATCGCGGGAATTGGAAACATCTTCCGTGGAGACGACGCCTTCGGCTGCGAAGTTGTCCAACGTCTACAACGTCAAACATGGCCAAGCGGCGTCAGTGTGATCGATTACGGCATTCGAGGCATGGATCTGGCATACGCACTGATGGATGGAATTGAGACGACAATCCTGGTCGACGCCACGCCACAAGGTGGCACTCCCGGCACGGTCTACACGATGGAACTCGATCTGCATGATATTGACGAAGCCGATTCGATTCTCGATGCGCACAGCATGCACCCGCTGAATGTATTGCGGATGGTACGGGCATTCGGCGGAACCCCAGGTCGAATTCTGCTGGTCGGGTGCGAGCCGGAAGACCTTGGCGATGAACACGAAGGCAAGATGGGATTAACTCCAACCGTCCAAACGGCAATCGAAGGTGCAATCCATCAAATTGCGCTGCTCACGAACGAAGTCTATGCACGAATGCCAGTTGTCACCGACGAGACCACGGATAACGTGCCGCCAACAAACGATCTGATCACACAATGGTCACCGTTCACAGCCCAAAGTGAGCGGGACAAGCACAATTTCCCGGTTCAATTGGAATCCACAGTGCATCGACTGGGCTAA
- a CDS encoding NADH-quinone oxidoreductase subunit B family protein → MPSPAIQAKRKPDIAEIHIVWMTTGLSCDGDSVSITAASQPSIENIVLGAIPGLPKVHVHNPVIAYEVGDDFMKYWHQAARGELDPFVLVLEGSIPNEKIKSEGYWAALGTDSKTGQPITTNEWIDRLAPKAVAVVCAGTCATYGGIHAMAGNPTGAMGVADYLGWDWKSKSGLPIVNVPGCPVQPDNFMETLLYLLYQVAGLAPMIPLDEALRPKWLFERTVHEGCDRAGYYEQSDFASEYGSPKCLVKLGCWGPVVNCNVPKRGWMAGIGGCPNVGGICIGCTMPGFPDKFMPFMDEPPGARVSTLASKFYGKIITPLRRMTQRKLNKEPKWRHNQPTLTTGYQSKYVKSK, encoded by the coding sequence ATGCCCTCACCCGCGATCCAAGCCAAGCGAAAACCAGACATTGCAGAAATTCATATCGTCTGGATGACAACGGGACTAAGTTGCGATGGCGATTCTGTCTCGATCACGGCCGCCAGCCAACCCAGTATTGAGAACATTGTCTTGGGGGCCATTCCAGGCTTGCCCAAAGTCCATGTTCACAACCCCGTCATTGCCTATGAGGTCGGAGACGACTTCATGAAGTACTGGCATCAGGCCGCTCGCGGAGAACTTGATCCTTTCGTACTGGTCCTCGAAGGATCGATTCCCAACGAAAAGATTAAGTCCGAAGGCTACTGGGCGGCACTGGGAACCGACTCAAAAACAGGCCAACCGATTACCACCAACGAATGGATTGACCGGCTCGCCCCCAAAGCCGTGGCCGTTGTCTGTGCTGGTACATGTGCGACCTACGGTGGAATTCATGCCATGGCTGGCAATCCGACGGGTGCCATGGGTGTCGCAGATTACCTGGGCTGGGACTGGAAGTCGAAGTCCGGACTTCCGATCGTCAACGTGCCGGGATGTCCCGTCCAGCCCGACAATTTCATGGAAACACTGCTGTACCTGTTGTACCAGGTCGCGGGTCTGGCCCCCATGATCCCGCTTGACGAAGCGTTACGACCGAAATGGCTGTTCGAGCGCACGGTTCACGAAGGCTGCGATCGAGCGGGTTATTACGAACAGTCGGACTTCGCATCGGAATATGGATCACCCAAGTGCCTGGTCAAACTCGGCTGCTGGGGCCCCGTCGTGAACTGCAATGTCCCGAAACGAGGTTGGATGGCCGGCATCGGAGGTTGTCCGAACGTGGGGGGAATTTGCATCGGCTGCACAATGCCCGGTTTTCCTGACAAGTTCATGCCCTTTATGGACGAGCCACCAGGCGCACGAGTCTCGACTTTGGCATCGAAGTTTTACGGCAAGATCATCACGCCATTACGCCGGATGACGCAGCGGAAACTCAACAAAGAACCAAAGTGGCGACATAACCAACCGACGCTGACGACGGGCTATCAGAGCAAATACGTCAAGTCGAAGTAG
- a CDS encoding NifU family protein has translation MTEQATLHTRLEMIDTLVARLDHLADEEVRDTATELVQLVMELHRTGLERLLKIVTQQIATSEGAILRLAEDQLVAGLLLLHELHPVDLVTRVGRALEQVRPYLKSHGGNVELLEIDEGLVRLQLQGSCHGCPSSAMTLKMAIEEAISEHAPDVLGLEVEGVVPASLPGFIPLESFEHAADAASAMQWEEIAGLHDLADGEVDTRDLHDQSVLFLRLNTGLYAYQNGCSHCGNSLKTGTLSGSVLSCPDCGTQFDVMRAGRCLDLPALHLEPLPLLQSGGKTRIALAVSP, from the coding sequence ATGACCGAACAGGCAACGTTGCACACGAGGCTTGAGATGATCGACACGCTTGTCGCACGCCTCGATCATCTCGCGGATGAGGAGGTTCGTGATACCGCCACCGAGTTGGTGCAATTGGTGATGGAACTGCACCGCACTGGTTTAGAGCGTTTGTTGAAGATCGTGACACAGCAGATCGCCACCAGCGAAGGGGCCATCCTGCGACTTGCCGAGGACCAACTGGTTGCGGGATTGTTACTTCTGCACGAATTGCATCCTGTCGATCTGGTGACGCGCGTGGGACGAGCTCTGGAGCAGGTTCGACCCTACCTGAAGTCGCATGGCGGAAATGTCGAACTCTTGGAAATCGACGAAGGACTTGTCCGGCTGCAGCTCCAAGGAAGTTGTCACGGCTGCCCGTCGTCCGCGATGACACTCAAGATGGCGATCGAAGAAGCGATCAGTGAACATGCTCCTGATGTTCTGGGTCTGGAAGTCGAGGGTGTCGTTCCCGCCTCATTGCCCGGATTCATTCCGCTCGAATCGTTCGAGCATGCCGCCGATGCGGCTTCGGCAATGCAGTGGGAGGAAATCGCGGGCTTACATGACCTGGCCGACGGAGAAGTCGACACGCGCGACCTGCACGATCAAAGCGTGTTATTTCTACGTTTGAACACGGGTCTTTACGCCTATCAAAACGGTTGCTCACACTGCGGAAACTCGCTGAAAACGGGCACTCTTTCGGGCAGTGTGCTTTCGTGTCCAGATTGCGGAACCCAGTTCGACGTCATGCGAGCAGGGCGCTGCCTCGATCTACCCGCCCTGCACCTGGAACCGCTGCCTTTGCTTCAGTCAGGCGGAAAAACACGCATCGCATTGGCGGTGTCACCATGA
- a CDS encoding nickel-dependent hydrogenase large subunit yields MATTVEPRKRNRAEGSNLVEMNWDPITRIVGSLGIFTKIDFGNRKVAECFSTSSIFRGYSVFMKGKDPRDAHFITSRICGICGDNHACCANYAQNMAFGVRPPAIAEWIVNLGEAAEYMFDHNIFQDNLVGVDFCEQMVRETNPGVLALAEKTEAPHAADHGFKTIADIMRALNPFTGEFYRETLLVSRYTREMFCLMEGRHVHPSTLYPGGVGTVPTVQLFTDYIVRLMRYVEFMKKCLPLHDDLFDFWYQALPGYEEVGRRRILLGCWGSFQDPDHCDYTYKRMNDWGNQMFVTPGIVVDGKLVTTDLVDINLGIRILLGSSYYEDWEDKETFVKQDPLGNPVDQRHPWNQTTIPKPQKRDFNGNYTWVMCPRWFDKRTGDYLALDTGGGPIARFWATALAGKVDIGYVKSTGTSVKIYLPKTATKPEVEFEWKIPQWSNAIERDRARTYFQAYAAGCALYFAEKAMKELHVGRTKTWTEFKVPDEAIGCGFHEAVRGVLSHHVVIRGRKIANYHPYPPTPWNANPRDIYGTPGPYEDAVQNTPIFEENGPENFKGIDIMRAVRSFDPCLPCGVHMYLGNGKHLDLNHSPMFGQHFQQT; encoded by the coding sequence ATGGCCACAACCGTCGAGCCAAGGAAACGAAATCGCGCGGAAGGCAGCAATCTCGTTGAGATGAATTGGGACCCAATTACGCGCATCGTGGGTAGCTTGGGAATCTTCACCAAGATCGACTTCGGCAATCGAAAGGTCGCTGAATGCTTCAGCACATCGTCGATCTTTCGCGGATACAGCGTCTTCATGAAAGGCAAAGATCCGCGCGACGCGCACTTTATCACCAGCCGCATTTGCGGCATCTGCGGCGACAATCACGCTTGTTGTGCAAACTATGCCCAGAACATGGCTTTTGGAGTACGGCCGCCCGCGATTGCCGAATGGATCGTCAACCTGGGTGAGGCCGCCGAGTACATGTTCGACCACAACATTTTCCAGGATAATCTGGTTGGGGTCGACTTCTGCGAACAAATGGTTCGCGAAACGAACCCTGGTGTCCTGGCGCTCGCAGAGAAGACGGAAGCGCCTCATGCCGCGGACCATGGATTCAAAACGATCGCCGACATCATGCGCGCTCTGAATCCATTTACAGGAGAATTCTACCGCGAAACATTACTGGTCAGCCGCTACACCCGCGAAATGTTCTGCCTGATGGAAGGTCGCCACGTTCACCCTTCCACACTGTATCCCGGCGGCGTCGGAACGGTTCCAACGGTTCAGCTTTTCACCGACTACATCGTGCGTTTGATGCGATATGTCGAGTTCATGAAAAAATGCCTGCCGCTACACGACGATCTCTTCGACTTCTGGTACCAGGCACTGCCCGGTTATGAGGAAGTGGGACGCCGACGAATCCTGCTGGGCTGCTGGGGATCTTTTCAAGACCCCGACCATTGTGACTATACGTACAAGCGGATGAATGACTGGGGCAACCAGATGTTCGTCACGCCAGGCATTGTCGTCGACGGAAAACTTGTCACGACGGATCTCGTGGACATCAATCTCGGCATACGAATCTTACTCGGCAGCTCTTACTATGAGGACTGGGAAGACAAAGAGACGTTTGTCAAACAAGACCCGCTGGGCAACCCGGTGGATCAGCGTCACCCCTGGAATCAGACAACAATCCCGAAACCACAGAAGCGAGATTTCAACGGAAACTACACCTGGGTCATGTGCCCGCGTTGGTTCGACAAACGCACCGGCGACTACCTGGCATTGGATACTGGCGGCGGACCGATCGCTCGATTCTGGGCCACAGCATTGGCTGGCAAAGTGGATATCGGATACGTGAAGTCGACGGGGACCAGCGTCAAGATTTACCTGCCGAAAACGGCAACCAAGCCGGAAGTCGAATTCGAATGGAAGATTCCCCAGTGGAGCAACGCGATTGAACGCGATCGTGCCCGTACCTATTTTCAGGCCTATGCCGCAGGATGCGCACTTTATTTTGCCGAAAAGGCGATGAAGGAATTGCACGTGGGTCGAACCAAGACCTGGACAGAGTTCAAAGTCCCCGATGAGGCCATCGGATGCGGATTCCACGAGGCCGTTCGCGGTGTCTTGTCGCACCACGTCGTGATCCGCGGCCGAAAGATTGCGAACTATCACCCGTATCCTCCAACGCCCTGGAATGCGAATCCACGAGATATCTATGGAACTCCCGGCCCGTATGAAGACGCGGTCCAGAACACACCCATCTTCGAAGAAAACGGACCGGAAAATTTCAAAGGGATCGACATCATGCGCGCTGTCCGAAGTTTCGATCCTTGCCTGCCATGCGGAGTGCATATGTATTTGGGAAATGGAAAGCACCTGGACCTGAATCATTCGCCGATGTTCGGACAGCATTTTCAACAGACGTGA
- a CDS encoding hydrogenase maturation nickel metallochaperone HypA/HybF, producing MHELSLAMSILDIAGEESDRRGGAEIKSIYLKLGPLSGVIKQALISAFDLAREMSPFSKVELVVEEVPLRVRCHVCDTERELPCFQDLCCPECGTPCGDVVCGRELEIVAMEIES from the coding sequence ATGCACGAACTGTCTCTGGCGATGAGTATTCTCGATATTGCCGGTGAAGAATCGGACCGCCGCGGCGGCGCGGAGATCAAATCGATCTACTTGAAACTGGGCCCCCTGTCGGGAGTAATCAAGCAGGCGCTGATATCCGCGTTCGACTTGGCCCGAGAAATGTCGCCATTCTCAAAGGTCGAATTGGTCGTCGAAGAAGTCCCCCTGCGCGTACGATGTCATGTCTGCGACACCGAACGCGAATTGCCCTGCTTCCAGGACTTGTGCTGCCCCGAATGCGGGACACCATGCGGAGATGTCGTCTGTGGGCGCGAACTGGAAATCGTTGCAATGGAGATCGAGTCATGA
- the hypB gene encoding hydrogenase nickel incorporation protein HypB — MSLPTTTRMVEVRTQVLKANDNDARLLRQRFHNNGVFVVSLVSSPGTGKTLFLERTLTMLRERYRCAALVGDLATENDARRLERAGVPIRQIITGSVCHLEAKMVSDALVGWNLDELDFLFIENVGNLVCPATYDLGEEMRLVLFSVTEGEDKPRKYPTIFNTADVAIITKIELATVTEFDREAAYASVQAVRPGMRILELSAKTGLGMNQWLEFLELRSAERSERLVVV; from the coding sequence ATGAGCCTCCCGACGACAACTCGAATGGTCGAGGTAAGAACCCAGGTCCTTAAGGCCAACGACAACGATGCGCGACTACTCAGGCAGCGTTTTCACAACAACGGAGTCTTCGTGGTCAGTCTGGTTTCAAGCCCTGGCACGGGAAAGACGCTCTTTCTCGAACGAACCCTGACAATGCTGCGCGAACGGTATCGCTGTGCCGCACTCGTGGGTGATCTGGCAACCGAGAATGACGCCCGGCGACTGGAACGCGCGGGTGTCCCGATTCGGCAGATCATCACCGGTTCCGTTTGCCATCTCGAAGCCAAGATGGTGAGCGACGCACTTGTGGGCTGGAACCTGGACGAACTCGACTTTCTATTTATTGAAAACGTCGGCAATCTGGTCTGCCCTGCAACATACGACTTGGGCGAAGAAATGCGGCTCGTCCTGTTTTCCGTGACTGAGGGGGAAGACAAACCGCGGAAGTATCCCACCATCTTCAACACCGCCGATGTGGCGATCATCACCAAAATCGAACTCGCAACCGTGACAGAGTTCGATCGAGAAGCGGCTTACGCGAGCGTTCAGGCTGTTCGACCCGGCATGAGGATTCTCGAACTTTCGGCGAAGACGGGTTTGGGAATGAATCAATGGCTTGAATTTCTGGAATTAAGAAGCGCCGAACGCTCGGAGCGCCTGGTAGTTGTCTAG
- a CDS encoding DUF5947 family protein, whose amino-acid sequence MTTSPQVRIPEASFRKTFATLRSFTKPRPADVRRCELCGLQLPSEHDHLLDPKNRHLLCSCTACALLFSGAAEMKYRRVPRDIHQLRDFQIPDADWDGLMIPINLAFFFFDSSAAKTMVLYPSPAGPVESLLNFEKWQELIRNCKPLNSLQPDVEALLVNRMGIRAGFLVDEYFITPIDECYKLAGILRLHWRGLSGGTNVWNRVREFFDSLGQRATPDRRPGHVGS is encoded by the coding sequence ATGACCACTTCGCCACAAGTCCGCATCCCTGAAGCATCGTTCCGAAAGACATTCGCGACATTGCGAAGCTTCACCAAGCCGCGCCCCGCCGACGTCCGACGTTGCGAGCTCTGTGGCCTGCAATTGCCATCCGAACATGATCATCTGCTCGATCCGAAAAACCGACACCTGCTGTGTTCGTGTACGGCCTGCGCACTGCTGTTCTCGGGTGCGGCAGAGATGAAGTATCGCCGAGTTCCACGCGACATTCATCAATTGCGAGACTTTCAAATTCCGGATGCCGACTGGGACGGCCTGATGATCCCCATCAATTTGGCCTTCTTCTTTTTTGACAGCTCCGCAGCCAAAACAATGGTCCTGTATCCCAGTCCAGCGGGGCCCGTGGAATCACTGCTGAATTTTGAGAAATGGCAGGAGCTCATTCGAAATTGTAAGCCACTCAATTCGCTGCAACCCGACGTGGAAGCGTTGCTGGTCAATCGGATGGGTATCCGTGCCGGCTTCTTGGTCGATGAGTATTTCATCACGCCCATCGACGAGTGCTATAAACTCGCGGGCATACTGAGACTGCACTGGCGTGGCCTTTCGGGAGGTACAAACGTCTGGAATCGCGTGCGTGAGTTCTTCGATTCTCTCGGACAACGGGCGACCCCTGATCGGAGGCCCGGTCATGTCGGATCTTGA